The following are encoded in a window of Shewanella psychrotolerans genomic DNA:
- the cobB gene encoding Sir2 family NAD+-dependent deacetylase: MYQQIVVLTGAGISAESGLRTFRDQDGLWEEHKIEDVATPEGYQRDPEMVERFYNERWQQLHDGHVEPNAAHIALARLEHEFDGQLLVVTQNIDDLHERAGSRRLLHMHGELTKGRCPRSQQTFLLTDHFGVNHTCTCCIPAQRLRPHVVWFGEMPIGLDRIQHALDTCDLFIAIGTSGSVYPAAGFVDTANHHGAQTVEVNLMPADRHSQFQYHLQGKASEILPNLVDDILRGQVVGDTADSATAAK; the protein is encoded by the coding sequence GATTGTGGTGTTAACTGGAGCCGGGATCTCTGCCGAATCAGGATTGAGAACCTTTAGGGATCAGGATGGACTTTGGGAAGAGCATAAAATAGAAGATGTGGCGACGCCCGAAGGCTATCAACGTGATCCTGAAATGGTTGAACGTTTCTATAACGAAAGATGGCAGCAATTACATGATGGGCATGTTGAGCCTAATGCCGCCCATATTGCACTGGCTAGGCTCGAACATGAGTTTGATGGGCAGCTGCTGGTTGTAACACAAAATATTGATGACCTCCATGAAAGAGCGGGTTCACGTCGCTTGTTACATATGCACGGCGAATTGACCAAAGGCCGCTGTCCACGATCGCAGCAAACCTTCCTATTGACCGATCATTTTGGTGTCAATCATACCTGTACTTGTTGTATTCCCGCTCAGCGTTTACGACCCCATGTGGTTTGGTTTGGAGAGATGCCAATAGGGTTAGATCGTATTCAACATGCGTTAGATACCTGCGATCTATTTATCGCTATCGGCACATCGGGCTCGGTTTATCCTGCAGCAGGTTTTGTTGATACCGCTAATCATCATGGCGCGCAAACCGTTGAGGTTAATTTGATGCCAGCCGATAGGCACAGTCAATTTCAATATCACCTTCAAGGTAAGGCAAGTGAGATTTTACCTAACCTAGTTGATGATATTTTACGTGGTCAGGTGGTAGGTGATACTGCTGATAGCGCTACAGCGGCAAAGTAA
- a CDS encoding Type 1 glutamine amidotransferase-like domain-containing protein — translation MKLALLSDLQSNTASQAVSYLFSVFNTHVSIGYLASEHEPNKHYFQQTQGFYTQFNGQMSCYVDLQQGYSDEKFNTLCQADVIHLAGGDTFGFLADLQRRDKLNQLRAFARKGGIIVGVSAGAMLLTPNIMSAFLCGDENSAMLDDFSALALLPYQFVPHADFSQNGVDLSVAASRLFNHDDLVRYPLIFCSDGDAVVYQNNHVIGFGAPLLFDGISVLSLV, via the coding sequence TTGAAACTTGCCCTATTGAGTGACCTACAAAGTAATACGGCATCTCAGGCCGTTTCTTATCTGTTTAGTGTTTTTAATACCCACGTTAGCATCGGCTACCTCGCCTCTGAACATGAACCAAATAAGCACTATTTCCAGCAAACCCAAGGCTTTTATACTCAGTTTAATGGCCAAATGAGTTGCTATGTCGATCTGCAACAAGGCTATAGCGATGAAAAGTTTAATACGCTGTGCCAAGCGGACGTTATTCACCTTGCCGGTGGCGATACCTTTGGTTTTCTGGCGGATTTACAGCGCCGCGATAAATTGAATCAATTGCGCGCATTTGCGCGTAAGGGAGGTATCATTGTGGGTGTTAGTGCTGGGGCGATGTTGTTAACCCCCAACATTATGTCAGCATTCCTTTGCGGAGACGAAAACAGTGCGATGCTTGATGACTTTTCTGCTTTAGCATTGCTCCCTTATCAGTTCGTTCCCCACGCTGATTTTAGCCAAAATGGCGTCGACCTCAGTGTTGCCGCATCGCGTTTGTTTAACCATGATGATTTAGTCCGTTATCCACTTATTTTTTGCTCAGACGGCGATGCCGTTGTTTATCAAAATAACCATGTTATTGGCTTTGGTGCGCCATTGTTATTCGATGGTATTTCGGTGCTATCGCTTGTCTAG
- a CDS encoding AAA family ATPase: MELNTDPLTSSGWSSCQTKLAIIMRGLPGSGKSYWVEQFINAQPIDIANGIRQRGYFSTDKLFYIDGKYRFNVNRLSEYHQRNLTAFIHALSRGEPIVICDNTNMARWEFMTYDAAAKALGYQVREVLIGDPLDDAHQQLCAQRNQHGVSLHHIQSMATKFEPF, translated from the coding sequence ATGGAACTAAATACAGATCCATTAACATCGAGCGGTTGGTCATCTTGTCAAACTAAACTGGCCATTATTATGCGTGGCTTACCCGGAAGCGGTAAGAGTTACTGGGTAGAGCAGTTTATTAACGCGCAGCCGATCGATATTGCTAATGGTATTAGGCAACGTGGTTATTTTTCCACGGATAAATTGTTTTATATTGATGGTAAATATCGATTTAATGTGAATCGGTTGAGTGAATACCATCAACGTAATTTGACCGCATTTATTCATGCGCTGAGCAGAGGTGAGCCAATTGTTATTTGCGACAATACCAATATGGCTCGGTGGGAGTTTATGACCTACGACGCGGCAGCAAAAGCCTTAGGTTACCAAGTACGTGAAGTGTTAATCGGTGACCCGCTTGATGACGCACATCAACAACTCTGTGCCCAGCGAAATCAACATGGGGTCTCGTTACATCATATTCAATCGATGGCGACTAAGTTTGAACCATTCTAG
- a CDS encoding thiolase family protein translates to MTTEQTNQDIVIVAAKRTPMGGFQGALSSVTSPTLAATAIKGLIEFSSIAGADVDEVLMGCVLPAGLGQAPARQATLGAGLPLSVGATTVNKVCGSGMKTVMLAHDLIKAGSANTVIAGGMESMSQAPYLLDKARGGMRMGHGKVMDHMFLDGLEDAYTGGAMGTFAQKTADDFSITREAMDNFALRSLQKANAAIETGAFKDEIIPVTISSRRGDVIVDTDEQPANARPEKIPSLRPAFAKDGTITAANSSSISDGAAALLLMSREQADAKGLEVLATIKGHTTHAQEPSMFTTAPVGAMTKLLDKVNWTKADVDLFEINEAFAMVTMLAISEMGLDETKVNVNGGACALGHPIGCSGARLLVTLIHALKAKGLKRGVASLCIGGGEATAMAIEI, encoded by the coding sequence ATGACAACAGAGCAAACAAACCAAGATATCGTGATTGTCGCGGCGAAGCGTACCCCGATGGGGGGCTTTCAAGGCGCATTATCAAGCGTGACATCGCCTACATTGGCGGCCACCGCAATTAAAGGCTTGATCGAATTCTCTTCAATTGCAGGCGCTGATGTTGATGAAGTCCTCATGGGGTGTGTATTACCTGCGGGTCTTGGTCAAGCACCAGCGCGTCAAGCGACTTTAGGGGCTGGACTGCCATTATCGGTTGGTGCGACAACAGTTAACAAAGTCTGTGGCTCAGGTATGAAGACGGTAATGCTAGCCCATGATCTTATTAAAGCGGGTAGTGCCAATACTGTTATCGCTGGTGGTATGGAAAGCATGAGTCAAGCCCCTTATCTACTCGACAAGGCCCGAGGCGGCATGCGTATGGGGCATGGCAAGGTGATGGATCACATGTTCCTCGACGGCCTCGAAGATGCCTATACTGGTGGTGCTATGGGGACGTTTGCCCAAAAGACCGCTGATGATTTTTCCATTACCCGTGAAGCGATGGATAACTTTGCCCTTAGATCACTGCAAAAAGCCAATGCCGCGATAGAAACCGGTGCGTTTAAAGATGAAATCATCCCTGTAACAATATCGAGCCGACGTGGTGATGTGATTGTCGATACCGACGAGCAACCCGCTAATGCTCGCCCAGAAAAGATCCCTTCATTGCGCCCTGCATTTGCCAAAGACGGCACAATTACTGCGGCTAATTCAAGTTCAATTTCTGACGGTGCTGCCGCACTCCTGCTCATGAGCCGTGAGCAGGCAGATGCGAAAGGCCTTGAGGTGCTGGCGACGATTAAAGGCCACACGACTCATGCGCAAGAGCCTTCGATGTTTACCACTGCCCCTGTTGGCGCAATGACTAAGCTGCTCGACAAGGTTAACTGGACTAAAGCCGATGTTGATCTATTTGAGATCAACGAAGCCTTTGCCATGGTCACCATGCTCGCGATTTCAGAAATGGGGTTGGATGAAACAAAGGTTAACGTTAACGGCGGAGCTTGTGCTTTAGGTCATCCAATCGGGTGCTCTGGCGCTCGGCTATTGGTCACGCTAATTCATGCATTAAAAGCTAAAGGGCTTAAGCGTGGTGTGGCGTCTTTATGTATCGGTGGCGGTGAAGCAACCGCTATGGCGATCGAAATTTAA